From the Carassius carassius chromosome 34, fCarCar2.1, whole genome shotgun sequence genome, the window TTTGGGGAAACCAGCCAGAGGTTCCAGATCTAATAGGCCTGCTTCCTCCTCAATACACCTGTACCAGAATAGGGAGGGGTGTGGATAGGGGAGGGACCCTCAGTTAGCCCAACATCCGCAATCTAAATATTGGAACTGGATGCATTTGAGGAGCATGCACTGGATGAGATGGTGGCAGGACATGAAAAATATAAACAGTCATCACACTAGCGGATGAAAGCACAAAACAAATGGACACAGCTTTGGTGACATTCATGGTCAACAACTCTGTCTGTCTCCGTCCATGCAGAATTAAACAGATGCTGGGAAAAACTAGCTTTTGAATAAAATATGCCACAAAGCAATAATTTAGATGCCGGTGGTATTCCAGCAGCAATGATATTCCCAGGAAAGGACAGTGAGGGAGAGAACAGAAATGCAATAGAACTGGCCTCTGAAGTTTTTTTTTGAGTTTCAGTGATTTAACACACATGTATAGTGATAGATGACTAGTTGCTGATTAGTTGAGTTAGTTGTTTCAAGAGGACTGACAGACAATGAGGGATCACAGTGGCAAACACCATGGGAAACAATGGATATCTGTTCAACAACATCTGAAGGTTACAGTGGGTCATATCGAGCAGTTACACAGACACTCTGTTCCACAATCTGGTGAGATGCCTTGCTGTCTACTTAGGGAACTTCCTTGTGCCCTCTACAGAAGCATTCTAAGTGAATTGATTTGGGACATTAAACATGGCAGAAACtcggcattctgggattgcctgcTTTGTGAAAGATGGTTATGCCTTCAGGAACAGGCTTTTCTTCACTGTAAGTGCACCTGtgcaggttttggaacagagctgtaGTGTGCTTCTGTTGCTTGGTAATGATGTTTGTGCAATACATATATGGTACATTTTTGTCCTCTACAACTTCTAAACTTAAATGAACACTCAATCAAAACTGAATCCTTTTTgcattcttaaaaatgtaaagttatgagTTTATAATtggaataattatttttgttttgttttgttttgttttgtttgaaagaaatatctaattctctctctctctctctcacacacacacacacacacacacacacacacacacacacacacacatttgtttttgtgaaaagtgggttcatcccataggtgtaatggtttttatactgtacaaactgtatattgtatggccctacaccaacactacacctaaccctaaccctaacagggaaactttgtgcatttttattttctcaaaaaaaacttattctgtatgatttataagggttttaatttttttaattgtatgttgCCGTAAAATGAATTGGAAAAATGTTATATCATGTTGACTATAAGATCTGCATGTTCACGTCTATAAAATCACAAATAATAGAAAGGTAGGATTTTAATTGGTATATTTTGCTTGTATGATAGTTGAATGTTCATTTAGGTCGTGTTGCCCTGTTTAAGCCTTTCTCAAGTAAAGAGACCGATGTGTTTTGCTGACCTGCGCGTGTGTTCGTAAGACATAGGGAGAGGGGTCGGATCCTCATCCTCGTCATAAGTGCCCTGCACCACAGTGACGGGAGAGCCCGTCTCATCCTGGGACTTTTCTGTCAACGAgccttcctcatcttcatcatctccctccatctcctcatctTCCTCCGCCAGTTTTGAGGTGTGACTCTGAGGCTGATCCTCCTGCGTCAGCTCTGGCCTGTAATCACAGCACTCATTTAGATTTACATATCTATTTTCATCATTGTTTTGATGCTTTGAATTCAACAGGCTGATTTTACTACTGTACCTTTACCATCCCTACATGTTAACAACATCTGTTTTTACTAGCTAAGATATGCAAATAAAATGAGTAAAAACAACAATTTGAATGCCTTGGTTTTGAATGCAAAATCTTTGCTTATATGTAAGGTCACAGTCACTATTTTTGTCATATATAAACTATGTTTTCATATAAtctgattttttatcttattataTCCATTTTTTCCTCATGTACATTTAAGATACTTAGATATTATACTGGAAAACAGCAACAAAATGCAATTGTTTTAGAATGAGCCGGCccccaggacaagaccacaggaaacagatgattcttctgcacaatctgactttgctgcagcctggaattgaactactggtttcgtctggtcagaggagaactggccccccaactgagcctggtttctcccaaggttttttctccattctgtccgagtttcggttccttgccgctgtcgcctctggcttgcttagttggagatCTTTACCAGCGatatcgtcgacttgattgcacagatacgatttaaactgaactgtgctggatgatgacatcactgaattcaacgatgaactgcctttaactgaaaatgtaatatttactatcatcattttgcattattgacccactattttcctatttaatactgtaaagttgctttgacacaatatgTAAATGACCCATTTCTggagtttaaatttcataaactgTGTGGATGAATTTGCAAACAGTCTCTGCAATGTGTGACTACATCAAACGGATTTATTTCACAAACAAAAATGTGGCTCCACATTTTGGAAATCCTTGAAAAATGTGTAATGGCCGCTGGTGATGAGTTTTTATGTCCTTGTGAAATGGAGACAACTACAGTATGACATCTAACTAGAACTCCCAAAATATCGGATTAGCTATTTTCACCCTGGGAGTCGATTGCAGTAATTCTCTCATCATAATCTGACTGCCAGATATATCCGTGCTGTGCTGGTCTCTGGGATGCCATCCATCATTTTCCCCTGCCTGGCTGGAGCTCGAAAACACAGATCCACAAATGACAAACACACCGTTTTTGCACTTAATGACAGACGTTTCTTGCGAGCGTGGCGATGATGAATTGGCTAATTTCGAAGGGGCGAGACAGAGCGAGCTAGACAGGTCACGAGCAATCATCATGGTTTGTCTCATTGCCACCGAGTTCCAGAGAAAACGGTTGTTCTGCAAAGCAGCTATCAGCACCGCGCCGTTCCACTACCTCTCTTTTTCCAAATGTTTCAGCTTACGATGTCATTGCGTGAACTCCTCCAAAAAGTCGCTTTTAATTCAGCGCTCTGAAACAAACTTGTACTGATGCTGACGAATGTCGAGTGTTAGGAGGAGGAGGGGGTTGTGAGGTGGGTGGTTAAGCTATGTGAGGTGTAGACTTACCAAAACCGAAAAAAGAAGAACTGCTTGTTTCCCATTTTCCATCATGCTTAAATATCCCATAATCAAATTTGCCCTGGCCTGAGAGAAAGTCCATGCCACGTGGGAGACAGCAGCGGTCCTGCCACAGACCTGTGCTTTGTCTCTCAGTCTAAACATGTCAGAGCGCTGTTTGCCTTAGCTGCGAGGAAGGGGGGCTCCGTCAATGCAGCGCACAGATAAACGTCTCAGTCCGAGGGTCCCCCGATAGGGCGAAACCCGCACCCCCTACAGACTGACAGTCAAACTCAGTCAGAGAGACCAGACGCACTTTGAAACACTATTAACCCAGCTGCAGGAAAACCCCCATCTCTCTCTTTATGGTGAAGTCCGGGAGAACAGATCACGTCTTATTCCACTGCCATTCATGGAGGAAACGAAAGGAAGAGTACCTGAGCTACTCTTTCATAGCTCGTTAGATTTAATGAAGCTCTTCATTTAAGTAtcaactttgtctcagatgtttctcctaacaTTTCCGTCGACGTACAGTGAAAGTATCAGGGGCCATTCATACCGAATTATGTGCTGCTTTTCCGTTGCTTTTCCATACAAAcatgttaaatgtgtttttttccatTAAATTCCTCCATCCAAAAACATGTTCTTTGTGAATTACCACTTAAGCAATACAATTCATTAGGATTGCATGAATCAGATGGGGCCATGTCTTATTTAAGTAAcactgtctcagatgtttctcataAAATTCCTTAGTAGAAACAAGCAAATTAGAGTACTTATTTACAATTAGTGCAATGAGTTACTTTTCTAGAGTAACACGATAttgcaatgcattacttttaaaattatagaGCAATAAAACGAACGTTTAGCTCAGATAATTGAGTTCTCAGTTATGGCTCATTTAggtttgagacattgttgaaaCTCAAGAAGAGACAAATGTGAGACTTGAGTCTTTTTCTCACAAGAACAGCCTGAAATtcttcatttttatgtttttaatcacACTGCTTTATAGGAGAAACAAACGAGAtatgacattttatattttttccttcAAAGTAAAAAAGACAGAAGACTTTCCACCATGCATGCACAAGAGTGACAGAAAGTGAGAGGGAAATGGGGAAACATCATGAAATACGACGCATGAGCACAGAGGGGAAAGTTGCAGCTGCCTGTCTATTCGAAGCACAGCAGTCTCTGTGAGGGCGATTTGCAAGGAGACAAAACAGAGCACTTATTTGAATTACAGATATTAAAATGCCAGGCCTGCTTGTAAGAGTCAGGACAGGACTATTGATCCCAGATGGCAGTGTGAGGTTTCAGCCCATGCCAGAGTTTTAAATTGACGAGGCAGAGGCATGGGTCTCTGTTGGAGTGTGGAGGAACCGAAAAACTGAGGAGGACCATTACTTGTCTAATAAAGAGTTTGTGTATCTGTTCATACGCATTTGTCCGTGTGAATCAGACTGCACAGCACCTAAACCAAACTCTGAATCTGGCCACACACCGACAGTCGTGCTGACGGTTCATGAATCTGGCAGTAATGAGCTTTTGCTTGGTGTTTTCATAAGCCGATGGAATGTGCTCCCTGATGTGTATCTGGCTGCGCTTAATGCAGAACAGAACTCAACAAGGTGAAATGACTCATTGAGATGTCCCGTCCCTCTCCCGACTGAAGGCGAAGTCTGTAATGGGtgccgccacacacacacacggctggcTGGAGTCCAGCAGTACCACAGTCCTCCACTAGAGAGCAGACTGTAACTTCAGGAGCCAGCTTGTGTGACTGGACAGGTTTGTTGCCATagcttcaaaatatattctgtgcatgtgtgtgtttgtgcgtgtgtgggAGCTCGTACCTTTTCTCCGAGGAGCTACAGGCATGGTTCAGCTCACTATTGGAGATGAAGTTCCTAATCTCTGAGAAATACGAGTCCTCCTTCTCATCCAAAAGTGCATGATTGTCAGACTCCGAGTTTGGTGAGGAAAAATTTGTTCCTAAATTTGAGAGGATCCCAGACTGCTGACTCACTACAACATATAAgtagaaaaataaatgcattcataaatacaaataagATAAATAAGGTTTCTAATTATAAACGACAGTTGCATGTGTTCTTGCCAGATACCTTTAGcaattattttcttatattttatatttattatcatctgcacatttatttatttattttggttaaaaAATCACACTAATcactaaaaacattatttaaataatagagTAATATGAATTCaggtaatcttaaaaaaaaaaatgtatttacctaaattgttaatgtaaaaaaaagagatacaattttgtttttttagaacttatttaaaaataaaagaaagtacATTTTACCTGGAATATTCTCATGCTCATGTTTCTTTAAGTGGCGGTCCAGATTGGTCTGTTGACCAAAGCAGCGATTGCAAAGGTGGCACTTGAAAGGCTTTTCCTTGTTATGAATGTTACGAACATGTCGCTGGAGGTTGGAGGAGATGCTGAACGAACGGTCACAGTATTTACATCTATGAAGGAGAAAAACAGAAAATCTTTTGGTTTCTGTTGGGGTGAAACAATAATCAAAAGCTGTAAGATGCATCAGCATGCACACTGACACAATTCTGGGGCTTTCATGCATTCAACATTCCCAAAAATTCCACATTTTACTATAACTGTTGAATCCCGTATTGTATTGTTACAATGTTTGGTGACAATGACCCCACCAAGAGgttgaaaaataattattcattgtTTTGCCATTAAGTTTTTCCTTCTTGAAGTGATGTACATTTTCTGTACGAGATATGAGAGTGTGCTAGCGTGTCTCAACAGTCAGGGTTTGGCTCTCTGTAGCTCACTTAGAATAGACAGGAGAACATCCATTTAATGTGCTGATAAACAAACATCACAGCGAGGCAGTGTCAGGAGTTCGCCGGACAGTGCCTCCTTTGTTGGGTGGCCGGCGTAGCTCAGACTCCCTCGGTTGCTGCAAAGTTGACTTTCAGGGCTAATTGCTTTGGGAAAATCGCTCGTCATCAAGTGCTCAGAATCAAGATGCAGGCCTCTTTTTATGTTCTAGTTTATTTTGCAAGCAAATGTGTGTGCGCTTCTGCACAGCCCGATTTTCCAGACTTGGCACATCACAGTTCATTGAGAATGGTACAACGCCAAGACAAcgttccttttcttttttttttaagtcagtcttTTCTACCCCCCATTTTGTTTATGTTCATTACTTGGTCCAGAGGGACTTTAAATTACTTCATCATCTAAGTTCTTTTTTCTCTGTTAGAAGGACTGTACATGAAGCGTTACAATCCGAATGGGGTCTTTCAATGGTCAGACCTAGTGGGCCAATTTCGCTGCAAGTAGCTGATAGCATCTACAGCAGGCAAATAACCTACTACAATGATGCCTGAAGCCGGCCCGCTCTGATATTGGCCTGACTCTGCCTTTTTTTTGCTGAAAGTAAGATGGGGAGATGCTGATGATGTCTGCTATTTGTTAGGGTAAATTGTTTCTAAATGAACTAATCAGTGGATTGTTGTGAAGGAGCCAGGCATGGAGCGCTTGTGTCCCATGGGAGTCTCTCTATCTCATGGAGTGTGTTCACAGGGCTCTATGGTAGATTTGTAGAACTCAAAGAGGGGTTTGATTCTGCCTGACCCTTTTTGTATGCTTAGAATAACGTGTGTGAAACTGATTGACGTTACCGAACTACCAAATGTTTTGCAGAAtgcaataaaattacaaaaaataaatcacattgaAGAAAAAGTGATGCTAGAGTGTCCACATTGCTATGTTTTAgggtgtttttatgtgttttaaacTGTAGTTGCTACAGTGTGGCACTGCAGGTTCTGGGTAGTTGCTACTGTATGTGATTGGTTGCTTGCTTGCTCTCAAATTTGGGCCACCTTATCAACACATAAGGTAAAATTCCAACCTGTCCttcaaccaatacgctcgtataggtcgtttgtccaaatccttaaaatacgacccatcagagcatatactacaattgcgcccctatcggcaaaaggtcgttttcatattaatgttttgtactcttttatttgcactctggtttgcgttttgtgtagctcagttggtagattattgcgttataccttgatatgtaatcatgctatcatgggttcaatCCCAGGGAGCGGACGTGCATGAAAAtttatatgctcaataaatcataatttagcatgatttctgtgagggatAGGTTTAAGGGTGGGGTTAGGTGGGGTCATTCggacgaataagccacctagtaaaatatgtacgaattactgtgagatctgtgtaaaaagcccacacattgcatttaaataaacgtgcgttttgattggtaatgacgtgatacgtcatttcatgacgacagacgcaacgcgatactgtcattatttttatgcccgctagatggcgcttaactttaaaacgtaaatataggtcgtaataaatgcttgcaaAAACCACCTATATGgtggttttttgttggaggacaggctctaaAATTCATGCCTGTTGCACGTCACAATTTATTACTTATGGTCAAGGGTTTATTGAAATCCCTAACTCTGAGGAATAGTAAAAGTGATGCTTGTCTTTGGAAGCACCACAATTAAGAGATTTCCCATCATAAATGACTGTTTTCACTTATATTTGTTCAGAAAGTGCACTGTTAAGAAGCCTTTGGCATTAAAAGTCTTTTTTATCTTACATCTTAGTCATGCCTGGGTCAAAATATCACATAAAAATTTGAAAGCCCCCCGATTCCAAAGTGCCCCCATCACCCTCATAGAGGACTTTCCACAGCTGGTTAGAAGCCAAATCAATGATAATTAAGCCATTCTATAAACAGAGCATGGATGTCTCCAGGGTGCTATTACCAGCCAACATTGTCCAGAGCTTGCTCTAGCTCCACAACATCTGCGCAGACAGAATCAATCTTCTTTCTTTTCTGATCGCACTGCCTCTTATGTCTCATGTTTCATTGTTTCTATGTTATATTTCTCAGAATGAGCAATGCTTTTATTGCAACGTAATTCGCAAAAACATATCTAATGTGCTGGTCACATTACTTAAAAACTGTCCATGTGTGCTTTAACATCTACTTCTCTATCAGTCAAGCATGAGAGGAATTTATTGCTCATGTTTTGAAAAGTGGGAATGAACCTTTGGATTATGGAGTAATCGGTAATGGTTGGATTTTGGGCtatattgtttgttttggatgACTATGTGGCCTCGCACCAAAAGCCATGCAAAGTTACTTGAAAGTATGCATGTGGTAGAAAAAGTAAagttctgttccaaaacctattaGCTGATTACATCACAGACACGTTCCCAATACAAGGGTTGTTCCAAATCTATGCAGCATAATAATTATCAAATTATTTGCTATGTAGGCTGGTTATAAAAATATtgtgttgttagcttagcaaaaTGCCAAAGTCAAACTACTGGAATGAATTGTGAGGTAAGTCTCCTGCACACAGGAGGCACAAAGCTTCAGAATTTCaatactgcatttgtgtgtgtgtgagaaagagtgtaGGTCTAAGAGTGCCTTACCTGTAGGGTTGTTCTCCTGTGTGTGTTCGTAAGTGCCTTGTAAGATTAGCTGACCTAGGAAAGATTTTCCCACAGTACCTGCAAAGGATGAAAACTAGACTTTAAAACAGTAATCCAGCATTGTTACAACTCCCGTATTCAGAATCTTGTAACGCATTGTCCGGGCATACTCAATGTAAATTTTGTTTGGATATTAAAACAAAAGCAGATTATTGGTTACTTTATTTCTATATACTTTCTTCCTCTATTaggtgtgtattagtgtgttgatgtatacatttaaatatgatgATATGGTAAAGCTGCAGAGTAAGGATGTTGTTTACTCTTGTTTCATGAGTGGCGCTCACCTGCAGGTGTATCGCTCCTTGCCTTTGCGTAAGATAGCATCGGAGAGAGAGGGAGGCGGAGAGCGGAAGTTAAAAAGGTGGTGTGAGGAGTGCTGGAGGGAATTGGGAGCATCCAGTTTCAGAGCGCTAAAGCTTTCCAACTTCTCAGTCATGTTTTCCATCGCAGACACCTGAGGAGAGAACATGAGGTGAGTCCAGAGAGGAATACTCTGTGTTTGATGCACAGCTCAGGGGCTCGTTTAATCAGAAACTtctcttgaattgattttgtgtGAGACCCATCTGGGACTAAGAAACGTTTATTTTTTAGGGCAGatgcataaaaaacaaaataacagcaGTGGTAATGAACTCTGACAGAGTGCCTGGAAGTTTGCATCATAACCAGACAGGATAGAAAGCTGGAGGAAGTTATATATCAGAAGGTCAAGTCTTGATTGTGTTGTTCAAGAGTGACCTCCCTAACCTATGACACGTTGGCAGCCACTCGAGCAGCCCCATGGGAGCCCCCGGCTCCTACTTTGTTCCCAACAAATCTCTGAGAGAAGCGTCTGAAAGAGCCATTCACCTCCATGAGCGGTAACCATACAATGCAGTTTAAGATACCCCTCGCTGATAGTACTTCCCCTGCTGCAGAACAAAGGGTTTGCTATGCGGCTCTATGGCCAGAAAAAGCTTACATCCTTCCTGCTTTTGGAATATGGAtaaacacagagacagacagtgtgttttaatttatttacacgTCTCGGTATCACCTTGATTCCCTGAGTGTTTTAGTTTAGAATATACAGGTGCTATAACAGGTGATGGTGCTATCGATAATGCATATACCTTTTAAAAATTAAGATTTGCtttaaaacaaatacatagtcaacataataaacactttaaaacaattttatgcTATAAGATAGCACttacgatagacagacagacaatagatagatggatagatagatagatagatagatagatagatagatagatagatagatatgtagacagacagacagacagacagatagatagatagatagatctttaTACCATTTGTAGAAGTCAAAATAGGCATTTGATTAAATAGGGGGTTGCTGAAAAGAGAAAAGGTAAGAGCGAGAGCAGGTTTAGATTTGGGGGGAGGTAGGTCAGCATTGATGGAGGCCAGATTTACAGGTCAGATAAGACAGTTCCCAACAAGAGAGGCCATTctattacacacaaacacaggaagTCCCTGATCGACATGCAGACATTATCTAGGCAGCCAGAGCAAGAAAGAAATGCTAGGAAGTTATTAGCGGTGGGACTCAATGGAGAACTTCCCAGAGACAATGGTCTACTCCGCAAGTGTGTGGCATAATTTGTTTCAATTCAAAAGgccattattaataatattttcattattgttGTCAACGTTCAAACGTGGGAAAGGTTTAAAAGTTCTAACAAAACAATGGGGGTTGTTTTTCTAAGCAAAAGATAATGAATTTTGAATGCACAGCATGCCAGAAAACAGGCAATACCTCTTTCGAGATTATCTTCATGATGAAAAtaatctaatgaaaataaataccaTCAGATGTCAGAACTTTTTAAAACATCAAGGCTCCCCTTGAACCAAAACAGACCTTAGGTGGAGGATACTGGGAATGTACTTTCAGTGTCTCGCCATGCTCAGCTGTACTCGAATGCAAAGACGAGCAGAATCTTTACCAATGTACAAGAAGATGTAaagcaaatgtatttaaagaatTACCTGAGGATGGAAAAGTAGTGGTGCCTGCCTCAAGTACTTCTCCTTTAGAGCTCCTACTGGGTCTATTAGCTTCCTCTTCTCCACCCTGCTGGACAACAGCACCAAGGGTTACGTACGAACGATGGTTGTTTAAAAACCTACTGGGTATCAATACTTTTTCAATAACTTGTTTAGTTAAAAGATATCACCAGCTACGGCTTTGAATTGTCTTTGTGTTGGGTCTTACTATAAGACCTACTCGGGTTGAAATACCTGTAGATTGGGTCCATGAAGAATGGCGAGGGCTTGGCGTAGTGGAGCGACGGCTGCTGCTGGGGAGGAGGTGGCTGTGGAAGGGATACTTGCGGCTGAAGCATCTGGGGCGGGTGCAAGTTCTGGGACTGAGTTAATGCTAGGTGTTCATCTTTAGCTGCTTTGCAGTTTGTGCCATAGACGTGATTCTTGCGCTGATTGTGTGTGCCGCCATTCTGGTTGGCTCGGCTTCGACTGCCTATGCTGAGGTCCAGAGGTTGTTCCTCGCCAGGGGCCAAGGGGCTATTAGATGGCAAGGCTGACTTGCTGGGGGGTGGAGGAAGAGGTTTGACCTCCTTGGGTTTGGTGGTTAAGTCAAAGGGTGAATCTGCACCAGTGGCTGTAGGTAATTTCTGTATGTGCTCACGAGGGGATTTAGGCTCAGGTTTGAAGAACATGCCAGGATTGAGTGCTCTGTCTGTGAATGGGTAAAAGGAATGTGGGAAGTTGGGCAGAAACTGGAAAGGGAACATGGAATGGTAGTTTAAGTTGCCCATCTTCTTCTCCTGCAAGCCCATTAACCCTGGGCCAAAATACTTTTCTGCAATTGAGGCAATGGCTTTAATGGAGTCAGTGGTGGCCCCGGAGGGTGGAAGTGCTTGCTCTTCTGGTGGCGGGAAAAAGGAATGCTGGGAGGTGAGGAACGGACGCTCGCAAGAGAGGTTGCCTGAACTGGAGACAGATACTAAACTGCTGCTCACTTCGTCCTGCTTGCTCTCCTGCACTCGTTTCCTCCTACTCTTCTCCCGTTCACTCTCTGCCTCACTTTCTAGATCTGAGCCAGACACTGTGCCAGTGGTGGTGTCTAGATCTGTGCCGCTCGATGTGTTCACATCTTCCAAGTCACTACCATCAGACATGTCATTTATCTTCACTTTATTCTTGTTGTTGTGGAACGACAAATCCAGTTTGGACTCTCGATTGTCCTCTGACTGGCTGCTGAGACCGCTCCCTACATTGCCATTGCTGTTGTTCATAGATGTGACCTCAGAAAGAGGAGGAGCATCAAGAGAAGGCAGCTTCCCATCTTGACAGTTACTTATTGGGCTCTTGAGCAGTGGACTAGGAGGTAACAATGGCAGTCTTGGATATAGCGATGGGGGAAAGATCCCTGGGAAGCCATGGGAAAGGGCTGGGAATCCAGGGGGTGCTGGAGAAAAGGGCAAACCTGCATGATGCGGCCTGGATGGGAAGTAATCACCGAAGCCAAGTCCACTATGGTTCAAGCCATGATGAGACTTGGACTTGCCTAAAATGGGACTGGATGTCATTGGTATGCCTGGTGTGAATATGGCTCCAGGATTATAATGGTTTTTGCCCTCGCAAAAGCGCCGATGCTTGTTGAGGGAAGAGGTAGTGCTGAACATTTGTCCACAGTCTTTACACTTGATCTGGGAGCGGCAGTCTGCATGCATCCTTTTGTGACGGCACAG encodes:
- the LOC132115339 gene encoding histone-lysine N-methyltransferase PRDM16-like isoform X6 translates to MGCVLNSTGPELLLQLEALRSTAQQIAQLYQLSEKKKIYYKAIRDIEIGEELLVYMKDGVFPEGSMAPNLEDEQMYRCEHCDELFTSKLELRRHQKYSCSSSSSIFDSLSEDFKQEQEDSDEPVHECKDCEKIFPSEYSLGQHMIVHTDEREYKCDQCPKAFNWKSNLIRHQMSHDSGKRFECENCDKVFTDPSNLQRHIRSQHVGARAHTCPECGKTFATSSGLKQHKHIHSSVKPFICKSEQSCLSLRYNYQCPKTSRLAPPQDCDSCCFIGEVCHKSYTQFSNLCRHKRMHADCRSQIKCKDCGQMFSTTSSLNKHRRFCEGKNHYNPGAIFTPGIPMTSSPILGKSKSHHGLNHSGLGFGDYFPSRPHHAGLPFSPAPPGFPALSHGFPGIFPPSLYPRLPLLPPSPLLKSPISNCQDGKLPSLDAPPLSEVTSMNNSNGNVGSGLSSQSEDNRESKLDLSFHNNKNKVKINDMSDGSDLEDVNTSSGTDLDTTTGTVSGSDLESEAESEREKSRRKRVQESKQDEVSSSLVSVSSSGNLSCERPFLTSQHSFFPPPEEQALPPSGATTDSIKAIASIAEKYFGPGLMGLQEKKMGNLNYHSMFPFQFLPNFPHSFYPFTDRALNPGMFFKPEPKSPREHIQKLPTATGADSPFDLTTKPKEVKPLPPPPSKSALPSNSPLAPGEEQPLDLSIGSRSRANQNGGTHNQRKNHVYGTNCKAAKDEHLALTQSQNLHPPQMLQPQVSLPQPPPPQQQPSLHYAKPSPFFMDPIYSRVEKRKLIDPVGALKEKYLRQAPLLFHPQVSAMENMTEKLESFSALKLDAPNSLQHSSHHLFNFRSPPPSLSDAILRKGKERYTCRYCGKIFPRSANLTRHLRTHTGEQPYRCKYCDRSFSISSNLQRHVRNIHNKEKPFKCHLCNRCFGQQTNLDRHLKKHEHENIPVSQQSGILSNLGTNFSSPNSESDNHALLDEKEDSYFSEIRNFISNSELNHACSSSEKRPELTQEDQPQSHTSKLAEEDEEMEGDDEDEEGSLTEKSQDETGSPVTVVQGTYDEDEDPTPLPMSYEHTRRCIEEEAGLLDLEPLAGFPKGLEFHKPGAEPYDIKDIFSTSVESEALKETLFRQAKTQAYAMMLSLSENTNLHSSSQNSLDAWLNMGGGPSETSSFHPLNNI
- the LOC132115339 gene encoding histone-lysine N-methyltransferase PRDM16-like isoform X1 gives rise to the protein MRSKARARKLAKNEREAVDSMYNTEPNLMTGESAEEETEDSIMSPIAVGPLSPQPCNEDFTPKEGLPYEVPVYIPEDIPIPGDLELRESSVPGAGLGIWAKVKICMGECFGPYNGLQSTTVKETTYGWEQMLNDHETSSQDSCIKKVMDNMGNVKFCLDGALEAGGSWLKYVRTAPAHDEHNLAICHISDDQIYYKAIRDIEIGEELLVYMKDGVFPEGSMAPNLEDEQMYRCEHCDELFTSKLELRRHQKYSCSSSSSIFDSLSEDFKQEQEDSDEPVHECKDCEKIFPSEYSLGQHMIVHTDEREYKCDQCPKAFNWKSNLIRHQMSHDSGKRFECENCDKVFTDPSNLQRHIRSQHVGARAHTCPECGKTFATSSGLKQHKHIHSSVKPFICKSEQSCLSLRYNYQCPKTSRLAPPQDCDSCCFIGEVCHKSYTQFSNLCRHKRMHADCRSQIKCKDCGQMFSTTSSLNKHRRFCEGKNHYNPGAIFTPGIPMTSSPILGKSKSHHGLNHSGLGFGDYFPSRPHHAGLPFSPAPPGFPALSHGFPGIFPPSLYPRLPLLPPSPLLKSPISNCQDGKLPSLDAPPLSEVTSMNNSNGNVGSGLSSQSEDNRESKLDLSFHNNKNKVKINDMSDGSDLEDVNTSSGTDLDTTTGTVSGSDLESEAESEREKSRRKRVQESKQDEVSSSLVSVSSSGNLSCERPFLTSQHSFFPPPEEQALPPSGATTDSIKAIASIAEKYFGPGLMGLQEKKMGNLNYHSMFPFQFLPNFPHSFYPFTDRALNPGMFFKPEPKSPREHIQKLPTATGADSPFDLTTKPKEVKPLPPPPSKSALPSNSPLAPGEEQPLDLSIGSRSRANQNGGTHNQRKNHVYGTNCKAAKDEHLALTQSQNLHPPQMLQPQVSLPQPPPPQQQPSLHYAKPSPFFMDPIYSRVEKRKLIDPVGALKEKYLRQAPLLFHPQVSAMENMTEKLESFSALKLDAPNSLQHSSHHLFNFRSPPPSLSDAILRKGKERYTCRYCGKIFPRSANLTRHLRTHTGEQPYRCKYCDRSFSISSNLQRHVRNIHNKEKPFKCHLCNRCFGQQTNLDRHLKKHEHENIPVSQQSGILSNLGTNFSSPNSESDNHALLDEKEDSYFSEIRNFISNSELNHACSSSEKRPELTQEDQPQSHTSKLAEEDEEMEGDDEDEEGSLTEKSQDETGSPVTVVQGTYDEDEDPTPLPMSYEHTRRCIEEEAGLLDLEPLAGFPKGLEFHKPGAEPYDIKDIFSTSVESEALKETLFRQAKTQAYAMMLSLSENTNLHSSSQNSLDAWLNMGGGPSETSSFHPLNNI